The Henckelia pumila isolate YLH828 chromosome 2, ASM3356847v2, whole genome shotgun sequence genome includes a window with the following:
- the LOC140877643 gene encoding uncharacterized protein, which translates to MLRMCSQHNLTQSQQTQTFYNGVDPSVRSMQDFAASGSLFRKTPADAWEIIGNMAESNVGCPDLRKEKIAGVLEVDALIELTAKIDALTHQMTQMHSTHVNHVQGIVVDEQLKFESETANSVGNQGRQPYNSYKNTYNSGWQNQPKKEEKKPCFEEIMMNYVAVMETRLQNQEAMLQKLENQMDQLETQLLTRAPGSYPSNSEKNPRDVNAIMVVTRSQGEEPEKRAKGKEAKRPNTEESREDKHSSAKPSTTGKKGKNSDSDVHVNVDISTLPFPQRDKMLQFDYQFKFFFEIFKKLHINIPFEDVLAQMPSYARFLKNILKNKRKLNDIAQVTLNEECSIVLQNKLPPKFKDPGGLSIPCKIWHLSFDNVLCDLGESIILMSYALAKKLGIRSIEPASISLKFAD; encoded by the coding sequence atgttgaggatgtgttctCAGCATAATCTAACACAAAGCCAACAGACTCAGACCTTCTACAATGGTGTTGATCCGTCGGTGCGATCTATGCAGGATTTTGCAGCAAGTGGAAGCTTATTTAGAAAAACTCCAGCTGATGCATGGGAAATAATTGGTAACATGGCTGAGAGTAACGTTGGATGTCCAGATCTGAGAAAGGAGAAGATAGCAGGAGTTTTGGAGGTTGATGCTTTAATAGAACTGACTGCAAAGATTGACGCACTTACTCATCAAATGACACAGATGCATTCGACTCATGTAAATCATGTTCAGGGGATTGTTGTTGATGAACAGCTGAAATTTGAGAGTGAAACGGCAAATTCTGTGGGAAACCAAGGAAGACAGCCATACAATTCATACAAAAATACTTACAATTCGGGCTGGCAAAATCAACCCAAGAAGGAGGAGAAGAAGCCATgttttgaagaaatcatgatgaacTATGTAGCTGTAATGGAAACAAGGCTACAAAATCAAGAAGCAATGCTGCAAAAGTTGGAAAATCAGATGGATCAATTGGAAACACAGCTCTTGACTCGTGCTCCTGGATCATATCCGAGCAACAGTGAGAAGAATCCTAGGGATGTGAATGCTATAATGGTGGTGACAAGGTCCCAAGGGGAGGAACCAGAAAAAAGAGCCAAGGGAAAAGAGGCAAAGAGGCCGAACACTGAAGAGTCAAGGGAGGACAAGCACAGTTCTGCAAAACCCTCGACGACAGGTAAGAAGGGTAAAAATTCAGATTCTGATGTTCATGTtaatgttgatatttctactCTTCCTTTTCCGCAAAGAGATAAGATGTTACAATTTGATTAtcagtttaaatttttttttgaaatttttaagaaattgCATATTAACATTCCTTTTGAAGATGTCTTAGCTCAGATGCCAAGTTATGCTAGATTTTTgaagaatattttgaaaaataaaaggaaaCTGAATGATATAGCGCAAGTTACTCTGAATGAAGAATGCTCTATAGTGCTCCAAAATAAGCTCCCAccaaaatttaaagatccaGGGGGTTTGTCTATACCTTGTAAAATATGGCATCTTTCATTTGATAATGTGTTGTGTGACTTAGGGGAAAGTATCATTTTAATGTCATATGCGCTTGCTAAGAAGTTAGGAATAAGATCTATTGAACCCGCCTCtatctctcttaaatttgcAGACTAA